A window of the Candidatus Omnitrophota bacterium genome harbors these coding sequences:
- a CDS encoding glycosyltransferase family 2 protein: MSTLQSANKTVSVVIVTYGKPELLRQCLRALAKQTTMPDEVIVVDNGNSSRTAEVLKATIPSAQLILNQENVFFSRGQNQGIAQTRSKYVLVLNDDVGLDAAFLGALVEALEKRKDCGVAFGTLLSMDGGRVDSAGQQLSWVFRPVERGHGRPLAELPAERRWMGAPGAAALFRRRALEQVGEEGQFFDERLSQFYQDLDLNLRLRRAQYEAVHVPGALGYHLRGGTVQVRRRRWAALGLSSTMQLRLLKDRYGFRIKYLHFPQALWAFPGAFAYDLALWTTLLLTRPRVLGELLRSFDWFRGAWEGRRRGFKIPLSYYK; the protein is encoded by the coding sequence ATGAGTACACTCCAAAGCGCAAACAAAACAGTATCTGTGGTCATTGTGACATACGGCAAGCCTGAACTCCTGAGGCAGTGTCTGCGCGCGCTCGCTAAGCAAACGACCATGCCCGACGAAGTGATTGTGGTGGATAACGGGAACTCTTCCCGGACAGCCGAGGTCCTCAAAGCCACCATACCAAGTGCTCAACTCATTCTCAACCAAGAGAATGTATTTTTTAGCCGCGGGCAGAACCAGGGGATTGCCCAAACTCGCTCTAAGTATGTGCTGGTGCTCAATGATGACGTGGGCTTAGACGCTGCTTTCTTGGGGGCCTTGGTTGAGGCATTAGAGAAACGCAAGGACTGCGGAGTCGCCTTTGGCACGCTTTTGTCAATGGACGGGGGGCGGGTCGATTCTGCGGGCCAGCAACTCTCCTGGGTTTTCAGGCCTGTGGAAAGGGGGCATGGCCGGCCTTTGGCAGAACTCCCCGCGGAGCGCCGGTGGATGGGGGCTCCGGGTGCGGCAGCACTGTTCCGGCGCCGGGCTTTGGAACAGGTCGGTGAGGAGGGACAGTTTTTTGATGAGCGTCTTTCCCAATTTTATCAGGATTTGGATTTGAATTTACGCTTGCGCCGCGCTCAATATGAAGCCGTGCATGTGCCTGGAGCTTTGGGGTATCACTTGCGCGGGGGCACAGTGCAAGTTAGGAGGCGGCGCTGGGCCGCACTCGGGCTTTCGTCCACCATGCAACTGCGCCTTTTGAAAGACCGCTATGGATTCCGGATCAAATACCTGCATTTTCCTCAAGCTCTATGGGCCTTTCCCGGGGCCTTTGCCTATGACTTGGCGCTCTGGACCACCCTCCTACTTACCCGGCCGAGGGTTCTGGGAGAACTCCTGAGATCCTTTGATTGGTTCCGGGGAGCTTGGGAGGGCCGGAGACGTGGCTTCAAAATCCCCCTATCCTACTATAAATAA